In Phycisphaerae bacterium, one genomic interval encodes:
- a CDS encoding tetratricopeptide repeat protein: MTYDATINRILRRVIPGVHVDRTVLEALIREKPTPAGLVSLLAAPDPSAVRAAVLYLGMYGTMRESAVLALCLHHEDAGVVQLAEHCLWSLWMQAGSADGNRRLASGIGYLETGDSRAAVRTFDALVAAEPDFAEAHFQRGLALSMMERVEEAEQAYRQALRLNPYHFGAAAALGHACVERGNLRGALHCYRQALRIHPQLEDVPVALHELEAALESRGSQHA, encoded by the coding sequence GTGACATACGACGCCACAATCAATCGGATCCTCCGCCGGGTCATCCCCGGCGTGCACGTCGACCGCACGGTCCTCGAGGCCCTGATTCGCGAGAAGCCGACGCCTGCGGGACTCGTGTCGCTGCTGGCCGCCCCCGACCCGAGCGCGGTGCGCGCTGCGGTGCTCTACCTGGGCATGTATGGGACCATGCGCGAGAGTGCCGTGCTGGCGCTGTGTCTGCACCACGAGGACGCGGGCGTGGTGCAGCTCGCCGAGCACTGCCTTTGGTCGCTGTGGATGCAGGCGGGGTCGGCGGACGGCAACCGGCGACTGGCGAGCGGCATCGGCTATCTGGAGACCGGGGACAGCCGGGCGGCGGTGCGGACCTTCGACGCACTCGTCGCCGCGGAGCCGGATTTCGCCGAGGCCCACTTCCAGCGCGGGCTGGCCTTGTCCATGATGGAGCGCGTGGAAGAGGCGGAGCAGGCATACCGGCAGGCGCTGCGGCTGAATCCGTACCACTTCGGTGCGGCGGCGGCTCTGGGGCATGCCTGTGTGGAGCGCGGCAACCTGCGCGGGGCGCTGCACTGCTACCGGCAGGCGCTGCGCATCCATCCGCAACTCGAGGACGTGCCGGTCGCGCTGCATGAGCTGGAGGCCGCGCTGGAGTCACGGGGCAGCCAGCACGCCTGA
- a CDS encoding NAD(P) transhydrogenase subunit alpha, with protein sequence MFIGFEVIAKVPPILHTPLMSGSNAISGITIVGAVVIAGLHKGAWSEVLGFLAVTFAMINVVGGYKVTDRMLAMFKKK encoded by the coding sequence ATGTTCATCGGCTTCGAAGTGATCGCCAAGGTGCCGCCCATCCTGCACACGCCGCTGATGTCCGGCTCGAACGCGATCTCGGGGATCACGATCGTCGGCGCAGTCGTGATCGCCGGCCTGCACAAGGGCGCCTGGAGCGAGGTTCTCGGGTTCCTGGCGGTGACCTTCGCGATGATCAACGTGGTCGGCGGGTACAAGGTGACGGATCGCATGCTGGCCATGTTCAAGAAGAAGTAG
- the nadD gene encoding nicotinate (nicotinamide) nucleotide adenylyltransferase, whose product MDRILLYGGSFDPIHHGHLIVSRFIAERLQVPRVILIPSASPPHKQRRTLTPPADRLAMCRLAVADDPQFEVSDWELGQPGPNYTLNTVAHFRAAHGPAVELCWLVGMDSLLELESWYHATELVDACTIVTAARSGYAPPDAARLGRCFSVAQCERLLQHVIESPRIDVSGTDLRARVRAGRSIRHLVPEAVRGYIAEHGLYRSA is encoded by the coding sequence GTGGACCGCATCCTGCTCTACGGCGGTTCGTTCGATCCCATCCACCACGGACATCTGATCGTCAGCCGGTTCATCGCCGAGCGGCTGCAGGTGCCGCGCGTCATCCTGATCCCCAGCGCCAGCCCGCCGCACAAGCAGCGCCGCACGCTGACGCCGCCGGCGGACCGGCTCGCGATGTGCCGGCTGGCGGTCGCGGACGATCCGCAGTTCGAGGTCAGCGACTGGGAGCTGGGGCAGCCGGGGCCGAATTACACGCTCAACACGGTCGCGCACTTCCGCGCCGCGCATGGGCCGGCGGTCGAGCTGTGCTGGCTGGTTGGCATGGACAGCCTGCTGGAGCTGGAGTCGTGGTATCACGCGACGGAGCTGGTCGACGCGTGCACCATCGTGACGGCGGCCCGTTCGGGTTACGCGCCGCCGGACGCCGCCCGCCTCGGCCGGTGCTTTTCCGTGGCGCAGTGCGAGCGGCTGCTGCAGCACGTGATCGAAAGCCCACGGATCGACGTTTCCGGCACGGACCTCCGCGCCCGCGTGCGGGCCGGCCGGAGCATCCGTCATCTCGTCCCGGAAGCGGTCCGTGGCTACATCGCGGAGCACGGGTTGTATCGGTCCGCGTAG
- a CDS encoding DUF1573 domain-containing protein, translating to MQMYRFTWLVVLLTCTSLPGAALAQQTKAPKLVLSQEAWNFGEVWHPDSPTMTLIVRNEGNAELVLTNVTSTCGCTVVQPARDRIPAGENTEVKVRYNSEGKQDHVDSKVIIESNDPARPKVEMRIDGVVRRAVKRTPLGGLTIRSLDPSAGQTGSIRLENQMSEPMKLKLISTNLPDLDVEVQEVTPGLVYIVTAKTKHELPPGSLRRGRLIFSTGLSKESQVSIGARVEIMSRVQVMPPIIYLDPKTATTAGERAVSLQYYGTGPFNVTGATANHPDIKVTVRAPEPPIGGLEKLTPKLTCVVRTQVKLPPASALPPEGAVITYTTDDKDFPKLEVLVTSDPHEWDLKLRGPPESPQQPVP from the coding sequence ATGCAGATGTACCGATTCACCTGGCTGGTTGTGCTCCTGACGTGCACGAGCCTGCCCGGCGCGGCCTTGGCACAGCAGACCAAGGCCCCCAAGCTGGTCCTGTCGCAGGAAGCGTGGAACTTCGGCGAGGTCTGGCACCCCGACAGCCCGACGATGACGCTGATCGTCCGGAACGAAGGCAACGCCGAGCTCGTCCTCACCAACGTCACCTCGACCTGCGGCTGCACCGTCGTCCAGCCGGCCCGCGACCGCATCCCCGCCGGCGAAAACACCGAGGTCAAGGTGCGGTACAACTCCGAGGGCAAGCAGGACCACGTCGACTCGAAGGTCATCATCGAAAGCAACGACCCGGCGCGGCCGAAGGTCGAGATGCGGATCGACGGGGTCGTCCGCCGCGCCGTCAAGCGCACGCCGCTCGGCGGGCTCACCATCCGTTCGCTCGATCCGTCGGCCGGGCAGACCGGCAGCATCCGGCTCGAGAACCAGATGTCGGAGCCAATGAAGCTGAAGCTGATCTCGACCAACCTGCCGGACCTGGACGTTGAGGTGCAGGAAGTCACGCCGGGGCTGGTGTACATCGTGACGGCCAAGACGAAGCACGAGTTGCCGCCGGGGTCGCTGCGGCGCGGCCGACTGATCTTCTCGACGGGGCTGTCCAAGGAGTCGCAGGTTTCGATCGGCGCGCGTGTCGAGATCATGTCGCGCGTCCAAGTCATGCCCCCGATCATCTACCTGGACCCGAAGACGGCCACGACGGCCGGTGAACGCGCCGTGAGCCTGCAGTACTACGGCACCGGCCCGTTCAATGTCACCGGCGCGACCGCGAACCACCCGGATATCAAGGTCACGGTGCGGGCGCCGGAGCCACCGATCGGCGGGCTGGAGAAGCTGACGCCCAAGCTGACGTGTGTCGTGCGGACGCAGGTGAAGCTGCCGCCCGCGAGCGCATTGCCGCCCGAGGGGGCCGTGATCACGTACACGACCGACGACAAGGACTTTCCGAAGCTTGAAGTGCTGGTGACCAGCGACCCGCACGAGTGGGACCTGAAGCTGCGCGGGCCGCCGGAAAGCCCGCAACAGCCGGTGCCATAG
- a CDS encoding NAD(P)(+) transhydrogenase (Re/Si-specific) subunit beta produces the protein MNDLSHVSGLLAQAISSAPATAAALTEAAEHADSLLKLGINLAYLVSAALFIFGLKMMSHPRSARRGNLLSAVGMLIAIVVTLGDKEIVSWWTIGAGLITGSVIGAVLALRVQMTAMPQMVGMLNGFGGLGSATVAFAEFLRVYFDPLRDPRLDTLITIGLSALIGMVTFTGSVTAYGKLEGWKIKGRSISNPLLVPRHHLLSIVLLLVCVGLGVLMTRDYQAGLWAIIALYLIAAVLGVMAVIPIGGADMPVVISLLNSYSGLAAMTTGFALDNYCLIISGSLVGASGIILTKIMCNAMNRSLLNVVAGGFGQELSSAGATSAEGKTVRQMDAEEAVMVLEAAQKVFIIPGYGMAVAQAQHAVAEMAAQLGKKGVEVRYGVHPVAGRMPGHMNVLLAEANVPYEQLADLELNSEMDQCDVALVIGANDVVNPAARHDRGSPIFGMPIFDVDKAKTVMVFKRSLNPGFAGIENELFYLPNTVMVFGDAKKMVSSIVSELKGH, from the coding sequence ATGAACGACCTATCGCATGTGAGCGGGCTTCTGGCCCAGGCCATCAGCAGCGCCCCGGCAACAGCGGCGGCCCTGACGGAGGCCGCGGAACACGCCGACAGCCTGCTCAAGCTGGGCATCAACCTCGCCTACCTCGTCTCCGCCGCCCTGTTCATCTTCGGCCTGAAGATGATGTCGCACCCGCGCTCGGCCCGCCGCGGCAACCTGCTTTCGGCTGTCGGCATGCTCATCGCCATCGTCGTGACGCTGGGTGACAAGGAGATCGTGAGCTGGTGGACGATCGGCGCCGGGCTCATCACCGGCTCGGTCATCGGCGCCGTGCTCGCGCTCCGCGTCCAGATGACCGCGATGCCGCAGATGGTGGGCATGCTGAACGGCTTCGGCGGCCTCGGCTCGGCGACCGTCGCCTTCGCCGAGTTCCTGCGCGTGTATTTCGACCCGCTCCGGGACCCGCGCCTGGACACGCTGATCACGATCGGGCTGAGTGCGCTGATCGGCATGGTGACCTTCACCGGCAGCGTGACGGCCTACGGCAAGCTGGAAGGCTGGAAGATCAAGGGCCGGTCCATCAGCAACCCGCTGCTCGTGCCGCGCCACCACCTGCTCAGCATCGTGCTGCTGCTGGTCTGCGTCGGGCTGGGCGTCCTGATGACCCGCGACTACCAGGCCGGGCTCTGGGCCATCATCGCCCTGTATCTGATTGCCGCCGTGCTTGGCGTAATGGCGGTCATCCCGATCGGCGGCGCCGACATGCCGGTCGTGATCTCGCTGCTGAACTCGTACTCCGGCCTGGCGGCGATGACCACCGGTTTCGCGCTGGACAACTACTGCCTGATCATCAGCGGGTCGCTCGTTGGCGCGTCGGGCATCATCCTGACCAAGATCATGTGCAACGCCATGAACCGCTCGCTGCTGAACGTGGTGGCCGGCGGGTTCGGGCAGGAGCTCAGCTCGGCCGGCGCCACGTCGGCCGAGGGTAAGACCGTCCGGCAGATGGACGCCGAGGAGGCGGTCATGGTGCTCGAGGCCGCCCAGAAGGTCTTCATCATCCCGGGCTATGGCATGGCCGTGGCCCAGGCCCAGCACGCCGTCGCCGAGATGGCCGCCCAGTTGGGCAAGAAAGGCGTGGAAGTCCGGTACGGCGTACATCCGGTGGCCGGCCGCATGCCGGGGCACATGAACGTGCTGCTGGCCGAAGCGAACGTGCCGTACGAGCAGCTCGCCGACCTGGAGCTGAACTCCGAGATGGACCAGTGCGACGTGGCGCTGGTCATCGGGGCCAATGACGTAGTCAACCCGGCGGCCCGCCACGACCGCGGCAGCCCGATTTTCGGCATGCCGATCTTCGACGTGGACAAGGCGAAGACCGTCATGGTCTTCAAGCGCAGCCTGAACCCGGGCTTTGCCGGGATCGAGAACGAGCTGTTCTACCTGCCCAACACGGTGATGGTCTTCGGCGACGCCAAGAAGATGGTCAGCAGCATCGTGAGTGAGCTGAAGGGGCACTGA
- a CDS encoding Re/Si-specific NAD(P)(+) transhydrogenase subunit alpha, with protein MKIAVPKETRDGERRVALVPESCKKLIGKGLEVAVQSGAGSASFFDDDAYRAVGATLATDAAGLLGGADFVLMVQPPTAAEIQQMRAGAMLLTTLLPIKNRDAVRRLAERNITAFSTDCIPRTTRAQSMDTLSAMSNIAGYKAVLIAANALCRYFPMAMTAAGTIFSAKVFVIGAGVAGLQAIATAKRLGATVSATDTRRVVAEQIQSLGGKFVGVESAEDAQTASGYAKELSAEFYRKQAELIAQQCALNDVVITTALIGGVKAPKLITAEMVRRMQPGSVIVDLAAEAGGNCELTRPGETVIENGVKIIGPLNLPSDMPKDGSTLYSRNLTTFILEFWKDQKFNLDLTDEIIAGALVTHAGQVVHTGVKAAMESEGRA; from the coding sequence ATGAAGATTGCGGTGCCGAAGGAAACGCGGGACGGCGAGCGGCGCGTCGCGCTGGTGCCGGAGTCCTGCAAGAAGCTCATTGGCAAGGGCCTCGAGGTCGCCGTGCAGAGCGGTGCGGGTAGCGCGTCGTTCTTCGACGATGACGCCTACCGGGCGGTGGGCGCGACGCTCGCGACCGACGCCGCTGGCCTGCTGGGCGGCGCGGATTTCGTGCTGATGGTGCAGCCGCCCACCGCGGCCGAGATTCAGCAGATGCGCGCCGGCGCCATGCTGCTCACCACGTTGCTGCCGATCAAGAACCGCGACGCGGTCCGCAGGCTGGCCGAACGCAACATCACCGCGTTCTCCACCGACTGTATCCCGCGCACCACGCGGGCGCAGTCCATGGACACGCTGTCCGCGATGTCGAACATCGCCGGCTACAAGGCCGTGCTGATCGCGGCGAACGCGCTGTGCCGGTACTTCCCGATGGCGATGACCGCCGCCGGGACGATCTTTTCGGCGAAGGTCTTCGTAATCGGCGCGGGCGTGGCCGGGTTGCAGGCGATCGCCACCGCCAAGCGCCTGGGGGCGACGGTCAGCGCGACGGACACGCGGCGGGTCGTCGCGGAGCAGATCCAGAGCCTGGGCGGCAAGTTCGTCGGCGTCGAGAGCGCCGAGGACGCGCAGACCGCCAGCGGCTACGCGAAGGAGCTCTCCGCGGAGTTCTACCGCAAGCAGGCCGAGCTCATCGCCCAGCAGTGCGCGCTCAACGACGTCGTCATCACGACCGCGCTGATCGGCGGCGTGAAGGCCCCAAAGCTCATTACCGCCGAGATGGTGCGCCGAATGCAGCCCGGCTCGGTGATCGTCGACCTGGCGGCCGAGGCGGGCGGCAACTGCGAGTTGACGCGGCCGGGGGAGACGGTGATCGAGAACGGCGTGAAGATCATCGGCCCGCTGAACCTGCCGTCCGACATGCCGAAGGACGGCAGCACGTTGTATTCGCGAAACCTGACAACGTTCATCCTGGAGTTCTGGAAAGACCAGAAATTCAACCTGGACCTGACGGACGAGATCATCGCCGGCGCGCTGGTGACGCACGCGGGCCAGGTCGTCCACACGGGGGTCAAGGCCGCCATGGAAAGCGAGGGTCGCGCGTGA
- a CDS encoding DUF1573 domain-containing protein, with amino-acid sequence MVSRYWAWGAVWIAGMACGGAAWAQAPAAAPAGAGPRFEISPTEFNFGTAWQGQPLKQEFTIKNTGDAPLTLEVKSSCGCTVPTKPKSPLAPGASDTMTITYDSLRRLGPANQTVTLTCNDPARGSTVIKITGEVKPIYELEPKDGMIFGQLYQQSQESKAVEVVNKYTDKLFLKLKEGQDFGPFAVEIQEIEPGQRYKLTARTQPPLKVDRYQANVVLTTGIELVPEISVPMYGFVQPPVSVRPAKLYLPRNAVSPMTRVLRVSHAPDYPCEIESAQASHDAIKVTFGQAAPGAAGKSAAVYEVTVVLPPGDRIPAGVEPRIEIKTTAADAEYRTLSVPIQIIAPPPATTQPQAAPVAPPQPG; translated from the coding sequence ATGGTTAGCCGATACTGGGCGTGGGGCGCGGTGTGGATTGCGGGGATGGCGTGCGGGGGCGCGGCCTGGGCGCAGGCGCCGGCGGCGGCACCGGCCGGCGCGGGACCGCGCTTCGAGATCAGCCCGACCGAGTTCAACTTCGGCACGGCGTGGCAGGGCCAGCCGCTGAAGCAGGAATTCACCATCAAGAACACGGGTGACGCCCCGTTGACCCTCGAGGTCAAGAGCTCCTGCGGCTGCACCGTGCCCACGAAGCCGAAGAGCCCGCTGGCGCCCGGCGCGTCGGACACGATGACGATCACGTATGACTCGCTGCGCCGGCTGGGACCGGCTAACCAGACCGTCACGCTGACATGCAACGACCCGGCCCGCGGCTCCACCGTCATCAAGATCACCGGCGAGGTGAAGCCGATCTATGAGCTCGAGCCGAAGGACGGGATGATCTTCGGGCAGCTTTACCAGCAATCGCAGGAATCGAAGGCCGTCGAGGTCGTCAACAAGTACACAGACAAGCTATTCCTCAAGCTGAAGGAGGGCCAGGACTTCGGGCCCTTCGCGGTCGAGATCCAGGAGATCGAACCGGGGCAGCGCTACAAGCTGACGGCCAGGACGCAGCCGCCGCTCAAGGTTGACCGCTACCAGGCGAACGTCGTCCTGACGACGGGGATCGAACTCGTGCCGGAAATCTCGGTGCCGATGTACGGGTTCGTGCAGCCGCCGGTGTCGGTGCGGCCCGCGAAGCTGTATCTGCCCAGGAACGCGGTGAGCCCGATGACGCGCGTGCTGCGCGTTTCGCACGCGCCGGACTACCCGTGCGAGATCGAGTCCGCGCAGGCCAGTCACGACGCGATCAAGGTGACCTTCGGGCAGGCCGCGCCCGGCGCTGCTGGCAAGTCCGCCGCCGTTTACGAGGTCACCGTCGTGCTGCCGCCGGGCGACCGCATCCCCGCCGGCGTGGAGCCGCGGATTGAAATCAAGACCACGGCCGCCGACGCCGAGTACCGGACGCTGAGCGTGCCGATCCAGATCATCGCGCCGCCGCCGGCGACTACGCAGCCGCAGGCCGCGCCAGTCGCGCCGCCGCAACCGGGATAG
- a CDS encoding sigma-70 family RNA polymerase sigma factor — MLPVEPTTTSTNLVKLVPKAKLPSAPVMQVLSAAEAKLLKRLVSEPVEYVPDPFLDQPAAAGLLHRPLYEWEDVPTHSDDSGVYGLEQPGEAVRQLERERYLFLRLNYCRRQMFNILTEFAGRRLTEEAARALLRWEQLTTGTRGEVVRENIPLVLAMAKRTRITGVDLTDLISEGNLALLRAVNKFDCARGYRFSTYACRAILKSFSRVATRMARHRGRFPTEFDPALERGNSLEQNRVRAEGECVHELKSILTDNSARLSDVEQKVILARFALDPCAGDPAEKAKTLEQVGEMIGVTKERVRQIQNKALTKLRAALEQAVLTQ, encoded by the coding sequence ATGCTTCCTGTTGAGCCGACGACCACGTCGACGAATCTGGTCAAGCTGGTGCCCAAGGCGAAATTGCCTTCCGCGCCCGTGATGCAAGTGCTGAGCGCGGCCGAAGCCAAGTTGCTCAAGCGCCTGGTCAGCGAACCCGTCGAGTACGTCCCCGACCCGTTTCTGGACCAGCCGGCCGCAGCGGGGCTGCTGCACCGGCCGCTGTACGAATGGGAGGACGTGCCGACCCACAGTGACGACAGCGGCGTCTACGGACTCGAACAGCCGGGCGAGGCGGTGCGCCAGCTCGAGCGCGAGCGATACCTCTTTCTGCGGCTGAATTACTGCCGCCGGCAGATGTTCAACATCCTCACCGAGTTCGCCGGGCGGCGCCTCACGGAGGAAGCCGCACGGGCCCTGCTGCGGTGGGAGCAGTTGACGACCGGGACGCGCGGCGAGGTGGTGCGGGAGAACATCCCGCTGGTGCTGGCGATGGCCAAGCGGACGCGGATCACCGGCGTGGATCTGACGGACCTGATCAGCGAGGGCAACCTGGCGCTGCTGCGTGCGGTGAACAAGTTCGACTGCGCGCGCGGCTATCGCTTCAGCACGTATGCCTGTCGCGCGATCCTGAAGAGCTTCTCGCGCGTCGCGACGCGGATGGCACGGCACCGGGGACGTTTCCCCACCGAGTTCGATCCGGCGCTGGAGCGCGGCAACAGTCTGGAACAAAACCGGGTGCGGGCGGAGGGCGAGTGCGTGCACGAACTCAAATCGATTCTCACGGACAACAGCGCGCGCCTCAGCGACGTCGAACAGAAGGTCATCCTGGCCCGCTTCGCGCTCGACCCGTGCGCGGGCGACCCGGCCGAAAAGGCCAAGACGCTCGAACAGGTCGGCGAGATGATCGGCGTGACCAAGGAGCGCGTCCGGCAGATCCAGAACAAGGCCCTGACCAAGTTGCGGGCAGCCCTCGAACAGGCCGTCCTGACGCAGTAG